One Panulirus ornatus isolate Po-2019 chromosome 39, ASM3632096v1, whole genome shotgun sequence DNA segment encodes these proteins:
- the LOC139761282 gene encoding uncharacterized protein: MRLYMLLTGWLGLLALTLPPVVQGAGLVLPILKAGLPVVVAGITLTTLKIAAGVALLVKEKLLKSEEPTYIHAAPAYGYHKRSTTQETWGEEVVELEKLLVSAASRLDTDGCVLKLLCHLNNKQAHARTLEENVLLQLFSNNPDTLSFYHATFDNTAADVSKTQEQVATAACDKVFSSCTLGQEELSSLLQHTWPCPNITP, translated from the exons ATGCGTTTGTATATGTTGTTGACGGGATGGCTGGGTCTGCTGGCGCTAACGCTGCCGCCAGTCGTCCAGGGAGCAGGCCTAGTGCTGCCCATATTGAAAGCTGGACTACCCGTCGTGGTGGCTGGCATCACTCTAACGACCCTTAAG ATCGCGGCGGGTGTAGCGCTCCTCGTGAAGGAAAAACTATTGAAAAGTGAAGAGCCGACGTACATACATGCTGCCCCAGCTTACGGTTACCATAAGCGCTCCACCACCCAGGAgacgtggggtgaggaggtggtggagctGGAGAAGTTGCTGGTGTCAGCTGCCTCCCGCCTGGACACTGATGGCTGTGTCCTCAAGCTCTTGTGTCACCTGAACAACAAGCAGGCACATGCTCGCACTCTGGAGGAAAATGTCCTCCTGCAGCTATTCTCCAACAACCCGGACACGCTCTCCTTCTACCACGCCACCTTCGACAACACTGCTGCTGATGTTAGCAAGACTCAAGAACAGGTGGCGACGGCGGCTTGCGACAAGGTGTTCTCCAGTTGTACCCTGGGACAGGAGGAACTTAgcagcctcctgcagcacacctggccctgccccaacatcactccctag